In Synechococcus sp. RS9909, one genomic interval encodes:
- a CDS encoding phosphatidate cytidylyltransferase: MQRLSSGLLAGAFGLLVVGLGGWWFTLAVGVIVHLGLLEFFRMAQFTGIRPATKTTLVACQLLLISTQWGVAGGLPSHLAAAVLPLSGAAICGWLLLQPVTGSIADIAASIFGLFYLGFLPSHWLRLRNLSAIDLAPSLVRLPPWCSGWITAGMVITLMACLMIVASDIGSYAIGRRFGRLPLSPISPGKTVEGAFGGLIAAVLVGIGFAVLLQWPMAPWLGGVLGALVALFALVGDLTESMMKRDAGLKDSGDALPGHGGILDRIDSYLFTPAVVFYAVTLVLPLMP, encoded by the coding sequence ATGCAGCGACTCAGCAGTGGCCTCCTTGCTGGAGCGTTCGGACTGCTGGTGGTTGGCTTGGGCGGATGGTGGTTCACCCTCGCCGTTGGTGTGATCGTGCATCTCGGCCTGCTGGAATTTTTCCGCATGGCCCAGTTCACCGGGATCCGGCCGGCCACGAAAACCACCCTGGTGGCCTGTCAGCTGCTGTTGATCAGCACCCAGTGGGGGGTGGCGGGTGGGTTGCCCTCCCATCTGGCCGCCGCCGTGCTTCCCCTCTCCGGGGCCGCGATCTGCGGTTGGTTGCTGCTGCAACCGGTCACCGGTTCGATCGCCGACATCGCCGCCTCGATCTTCGGCTTGTTCTATCTGGGGTTTCTTCCCAGCCACTGGCTGCGCTTGCGCAATCTCAGCGCCATCGATCTCGCTCCGTCTCTTGTCCGTTTGCCCCCCTGGTGCAGCGGCTGGATCACCGCCGGCATGGTGATCACCCTGATGGCCTGCCTGATGATCGTCGCCAGCGACATCGGCTCCTACGCGATCGGCCGCCGCTTCGGACGCCTGCCGCTCTCGCCGATCTCCCCGGGCAAGACCGTGGAGGGCGCCTTCGGTGGCTTGATTGCCGCCGTGCTCGTGGGCATCGGCTTCGCCGTGCTGCTGCAGTGGCCGATGGCCCCCTGGCTCGGTGGCGTGCTCGGGGCGCTGGTGGCGCTGTTCGCTCTCGTGGGCGATCTCACCGAATCGATGATGAAGCGGGATGCGGGACTCAAGGATTCCGGTGATGCCTTGCCGGGGCATGGCGGCATCCTCGATCGAATCGACAGCTACCTGTTCACACCGGCGGTGGTGTTTTACGCCGTCACCCTGGTGCTGCCCCTGATGCCCTGA
- a CDS encoding DUF2993 domain-containing protein, whose product MTDTSDRSGPLLQLLANGLGLWIRSQCDEVGELNLRLNGSALQLLRGRLVSVELKARRVTFQGLPIQHAQLRSGPLHVNLRPGLPQLQDAFQLNGEVTMLGTDLNRALLSERWRWLGDWLAAQLMGLPTLGSLSVDNDVLLLEAPVINAGDAIRRRFRLQAAAGTLEIRHLEAEEAVQLPMDPGIQIQEARLQGGQLHLRGEASVTP is encoded by the coding sequence ATGACCGACACCAGCGACCGTTCCGGCCCGCTTCTGCAGCTGCTCGCCAACGGCCTGGGCCTCTGGATCCGCAGCCAATGCGATGAGGTGGGGGAATTGAACCTGCGCCTCAATGGTTCAGCCCTGCAGTTGCTGCGCGGTCGGCTCGTATCGGTGGAGCTGAAGGCGCGGCGGGTGACCTTCCAGGGGTTGCCGATCCAGCATGCGCAACTGCGCAGCGGGCCCCTGCATGTGAATCTGCGCCCCGGCCTGCCCCAGCTGCAGGATGCCTTCCAATTGAACGGAGAGGTGACGATGCTGGGTACGGATCTGAACCGGGCCCTGCTCAGTGAGCGCTGGCGTTGGCTGGGTGACTGGCTGGCCGCCCAGTTGATGGGTTTGCCCACCCTGGGCAGCCTGTCGGTCGACAACGACGTGCTTCTGCTGGAGGCGCCGGTGATCAATGCGGGCGATGCGATTCGACGGCGCTTCCGCCTGCAGGCGGCGGCGGGCACGCTGGAAATTCGCCATCTCGAGGCCGAAGAGGCGGTACAGCTGCCGATGGACCCCGGCATTCAGATCCAGGAGGCGCGGCTGCAGGGGGGCCAGCTGCATCTGCGCGGCGAAGCGAGCGTGACCCCCTGA
- a CDS encoding alpha/beta fold hydrolase — MTNRELLEAAARNLLDPQGRALLQHVEWWSLADGDHTPDLATEPYPLIRIGTGPPVLLLHGFDSCGLEFRRLAPLLASDHTLLIPDLHGFGFSPRPKPEQGRYGPEAVLQHLEALLDHLPQDQPLGLIGASMGGAVAMELARRQPKRIARLLLLAPAGLDGRPMPIPPGLDRLGVWFLSRPGVRRGLCRQAFADPERSVGDAELQIASLQLQVPGWGPSLAAFARSGGFAGCGSPLPPQPLHVLWGKNDRILRPPQWRAAMALLGERLEEVTDCGHLPHLDQPQLVARRWRQPEMPS; from the coding sequence TTGACCAACCGGGAGCTGCTCGAGGCAGCCGCCCGCAACCTGCTCGATCCCCAGGGCCGGGCGCTGCTTCAACACGTGGAGTGGTGGAGCTTGGCCGATGGCGACCACACCCCTGACCTGGCCACAGAGCCCTATCCCCTGATCCGGATCGGCACGGGCCCACCGGTGCTGCTCCTGCATGGCTTCGACAGCTGCGGGCTCGAATTCCGACGTCTCGCCCCCCTGCTCGCCAGCGATCACACCCTGCTGATTCCCGATCTACACGGCTTTGGCTTCTCGCCCAGACCGAAGCCGGAACAGGGTCGCTACGGCCCCGAGGCGGTGCTCCAGCACCTGGAGGCACTGCTGGATCATCTGCCTCAAGACCAGCCCCTGGGCCTGATCGGTGCCTCCATGGGGGGAGCGGTGGCGATGGAACTGGCGCGCCGTCAGCCGAAGCGCATCGCGCGACTGCTGCTGCTCGCACCGGCCGGACTCGATGGCCGGCCGATGCCGATTCCCCCCGGACTGGATCGGCTTGGCGTCTGGTTTCTCTCCCGCCCCGGCGTGCGCCGGGGGCTGTGCCGGCAGGCCTTCGCCGATCCGGAGCGCAGCGTCGGCGACGCCGAACTGCAGATCGCCTCGCTTCAGCTCCAGGTGCCGGGTTGGGGCCCCTCCCTGGCGGCCTTCGCCCGCAGCGGTGGCTTCGCCGGCTGCGGCAGCCCGCTGCCTCCCCAGCCTCTGCATGTGCTCTGGGGCAAGAACGACCGCATCCTGCGTCCGCCCCAATGGCGCGCGGCCATGGCCTTGCTGGGAGAGAGGCTGGAGGAGGTGACAGACTGCGGTCACCTGCCCCATCTGGACCAGCCCCAGCTGGTGGCCCGCCGCTGGCGGCAACCGGAGATGCCGTCATGA